The genomic region AAATGTTTTGATATAAGTGTCGTCATACTTAAATTCATATTCCCCATTGTCAAGCTCCTGTAATAAACCGGCTACGATGTTGTTGTATTTTACAATTCCCTCTCTCATACTATTTCTTCTGAATTGGGCCTACTACATGCCCGAACATTTTTAAAACCTGATTGACCTTCGATAGACTTAAATTATCCTTGCCTTGTTCTATTTTTCGAACCACCGTTAGAGCGACACCGGCTCGCAATGAAAACTCCTCCTGCGTAAGTCCGGCCTGTTTACGTCTCTTTTTTACAAAATCAGCTATTGAATCCATTTTATATGCTTTTGAATATAAAGATACTGAAAATATTTTAATTATATGTTTTTAGATATAAAAAAGCTTTTTCGGATTTAATTATATGTTTTTGCGTATAAAATATCTTTTTAAATTGACATCTGGCACGTCAGAAAATTATTACCGGGTAAAATATTCACCTTGCCTTATTGATATGGTTTGTAAAAAATAAGCCATTTCGTGTTTTTTTAAAGAAAAAAGAGTGGTGTAACAAGCCGTATGGTTTTCGTTGTAAAATCGTGCCCATTGTTTAAATAATCACTTTAAAGTGATTTTTATAAAGTGCTATAAATCATAATTTTAGTTGATATTGATGAAAAAATAAGCTTTTCGCTACAATATAGAAACATTCTTTATATAAAAAATAATACTTTTGCGCCCGTTTGATCCTTTCAGTGCCCAGAGAAAGGTCAATTTTTACAACCTACAAGTAAATTGTAATTGTCTGGTTATACCTTAAAGCCTTGAAAATAGTTAAAACCTTTTTTACTGCTTTCTCTTTACTACTGCTTTTATCTTGTGCTAAAGATAAAAAGGGAAGCATGGACGATTCCGAAATCCGGGAACGTTACTTTAACCTTGAAAAAATAGGTTGGAAATCCAAAGTCTACAATCAGAAAGTGGATAAAATGGACTTTACCGCAACCGAAGTTCCCATTCAGTATTACCTGTTAAAAGATAAAGGAAATGAGAATTTGATTCTTGTCGATTCCCTTTATGAAACCAATAAACGGGAACGGGTTATTGAATTTACCTTCCAGCAGGAAAATGAAAAAGATATTTTAGATTCCGAAAATACCGGTATTTCCTATGAAGATGGTGTGAAATACATGTCGTTTTCGATTGAAAAGGATTTTATGGTTGTGGTCAATCAAAAAGATACCATTCCGTGTTCGGCAGCCTTATTCGAAAGAAGTTATAAAATCACTCCCTATCAGAAAGTGATGTTATTCTTTTCGAACATCGATCCCAATGCCAAAATTCAACTTATTTATAAAGATAACCTTTTTAAAAAAGGTACCCTGAAATTCCAGTTTAAAGATCCATTTACAGAAATAGCCTTATGATAAAACAAATCCGAAACAGCAAGTTTACTAAAGTTGTCGCATGGTATTTAGCGTTGATGATGTTTGTCGAAATCACGCAACCCATCCATATGTACGCTTTAACCAGTGGTCCGTCGCAACCCGAGTTTAATTCCTTTACGCCTATAGGAACTTCGGATATGGTGGATCTGACCAGTGGCGATTTTAATTATAATATCCCGATTATGGATGTAGGCGGATATCCGCTAAACTTATCCTATAATGCCGGAATCACAACCGATCAGGAAGCATCGTGGGTAGGTCTTGGATGGAATCTAAACGTTGGACAAATCGAACGACAGGTACGTGGATTACCGGATGATTTTAGAGGCGATGTGGTTCGGTATGAAAACGACTTACGAGATAATATTACCGTGGGAACCCATTTTGGTTTTAATGCTGCTTTTGCGGGTTATGACGCTTTCAAACCCGGAGTAGGACTTGGTGTGCAATACAACAATTATGAAGGAATTACCTTTAAACCATCCTTCGGACTCAACTTTGCTTTAAGTGAAAATGTAGCGGTAGGTTTAAATTTCTCAGGTTCCGCTACCGAAGGTGCTAGTGTGACTCCGTCGGTTAGTATTTCCGCGAAATCACACAACAAAACTAAAAATACCACCACTATAAGAGATGTAGGAGTAGGGCTAGGATTTAACAGCAGAAAAGGGGTAGAGAACCTTAATATGTCGGGAAGCGTACGACGATTTAAAAACGCCTTTCTGATCTTGCCGACGGGACAAATAATAAGCGGATCAAAAAAAACTGCAAGTGGAAGTTTCGGGGGAAGTGTTTCATTTAACGATCAGAGCTATACGCCAAGTAAACGGGTAGGTTTCGAAAATACCAGCTTTACTTTTAATGGTGCTTTTGGTAGTGAATTCTTCTTGTCGGAGTTCCAGGGACAAATAACGGGTTATGGATCCTATCAGAAAGTGGCTTCACAATACCGAAACCGAAAAGAAAAGGCTTTTGGTTATGAAAATACCGAATACAAAAGAAGTCAGGCGGGTGTGATGGACTTTAACCGTGAAAACGAAAGAACCGTTACCGAAAATACAACGGCTTTACCAGTAACCAACTATACCTACGATATCTATAATATCGAAGGACAAGGGGTATCGGGAATGTTCCGTCCGTACCGTTCTCAGGTGAGTTATCTTTATAACGACAGGGTAACGGATTATGGCGATGGCGCCAGTCTTGGACTTGAAGTTGGAATTGGAAATTTAGCACACGTGGGTGGTGACTTTAAAGTGACGCCGTCCAGTACCAGTACCGGTGGCTGGGTGAACAATAATAACGTACTGCAATATTTTAATGAAAGCAGTACCGATACAAAAGCGTTGGGATATGAGCCGGTAACCTACAAATTGGTAGGAAGTATGGTAGTCGATCCGGAACAAAGTATTTATTTGAATAAAATCCATCAGGCAAAAGCCTTGCGAATCGGATTGGACGGGGGGACCCGAAACCGAATGACGACTAATAGATATTATGAAGGTTATAACGGAGTGTCCCATGTTTTCGATTCGAAAATTAAAAGAACCAAACGGTATTTGCGAAATCAGTTGGTTCATAAAGTAACCGCCGAAGAAACGGCAGGCGATCCTTTTGTGATCAAAAACGACAGTGCCAAAGTCCACCATACCGCTGGAATTAAAGTGGTACAAACCGATGGTTCTACTTATGTATATGGAAGAACAGCCTATAACATGAGAAAAGTGGAAGCCACTTTTGATGTTTCCGGCCAAACCGGAAATAACACAAACGGATTGGTGCCTTATAACGGTACAACTTCAGGGAATCATACGAGTCGGAGTGATAAATTCCTGAATAAAATTACAACGCCGCCGTATGCGCATAGTTATTTGATCACTTCAGTTTTATCGGCCGATTATGAGGATGTGGATGGCAACGGCCCAAGTCTTAACGATTTGGGAACGTTTACAAAATTCGATTATAAAACGGTTAACAATTATAAGTGGCGAATCCCGTTCCAGGCAAATATGGCTACGTATAACGAAGGACTGATTTCACATAAGGACGACCAAAAAGGAACCTATCTCTACGGGATTAAAGAGTTGACGTATCTGGATAAAATCAGTACCAAAACACATGTGGCTTTCTTTGATTTGGAAGACCGACTGGATGCTGTAGGAGTTGCGGGAGAACAGGGCGGTGCCGGTACAGAACGAATGAAACGAATCAAATCCATCCGATTGTATTCCAGACCGGAAGTAACCAATGCATCGGGTGATATTTTCGATCCGGGAATTAACAGTGCTATCAAGCCGATTAAAACTGCCCATTTCGATTATGATTATTCGTTGTGTAAAAACACACCAAACTCATTGGCTCCGGCAAAAGGAAAGCTAACGTTGAAACGGGTGTTTTTTACCTACCGCGATTCCAACATGGGAAGGTATACGCCGTATGTGTTTCATTACGGATTGGAAAAATCAAAAAACAAACCGGATAATTATACCATTACAAACGATCCTGAGAATAACCCGGATTACGATCCGAAAGGTTTTGATATCTGGGGGAATTATAAAGTGAATCCGGCCGGAAGTGGAAATCTTAATTCCGCATTGTCCAATACCGAATATCCTTTTGTGCAACAAAGTAATAAGGAATTGGCAGACAAGAATACCGGTGCCTGGACGCTAAAATCGGTTCAGCTGCCATCGGGTGGTGTGATTGCTATCGAAACGGAAAGTGACGATTATCAGTACGTTCAAAATAAAAGAGCGATGCAGATGTTTAAGGTTGCCGGTGCAGGACGCGAAATGAACCCCGGGGCAAGTGATATCACGAATACCTTATATGACGGCAATACCACCACGCCTAAGCGATATATTTATATAA from Flavobacterium sp. WV_118_3 harbors:
- a CDS encoding helix-turn-helix domain-containing protein, translating into MDSIADFVKKRRKQAGLTQEEFSLRAGVALTVVRKIEQGKDNLSLSKVNQVLKMFGHVVGPIQKK